In one Pseudomonas fitomaticsae genomic region, the following are encoded:
- a CDS encoding RNA-directed DNA polymerase: MAGSTTTTRTTSGSSALSADLNVAPFQFEDLVQAYYDCRRHKRNTASARQFEKDMEINLLELHDDLIAGTYRPGRSICFVVTRPKAREVWAAAFRDRVVHHLLYNHVASRFYASFIADSCACIPGRGTLYAAKRLESKIRSASENWSKPIFYLKCDLANFFVAIDKQVLRQQLAKKITEPWWLVLAETILMHDPREDYVLRSPPHLFNRVPQHKRLAAQPAHLGLPIGNLSSQFFANVYLDALDQFAKHQLRAKHYVRYVDDFVFLHESPQQLNRWREQVEAFLPRLGAKLNPSKTILQPVDRGVDFVGHVIKPWRRTTRKRSLAQALKRTAAAPAEDLRETANSYFGLLGQASHSQKDRAALANVVLKRGNSVNSALTKTFKKQ, encoded by the coding sequence ATGGCTGGATCAACAACAACGACAAGAACAACGAGCGGCTCGTCCGCCCTGTCCGCAGATTTGAATGTTGCACCCTTCCAGTTCGAGGATCTCGTCCAGGCGTATTACGACTGCCGCCGGCACAAGCGCAACACGGCAAGTGCCCGGCAGTTCGAGAAGGACATGGAGATCAACTTGCTGGAGCTTCACGACGACCTGATCGCCGGCACTTACCGGCCAGGCCGATCTATCTGCTTCGTGGTCACCCGACCGAAAGCCCGGGAAGTATGGGCGGCGGCGTTCCGGGACCGCGTCGTCCACCACCTGCTGTACAACCATGTGGCATCGCGCTTCTACGCCAGCTTCATAGCGGACAGTTGCGCATGCATTCCCGGGCGCGGCACGTTGTACGCCGCGAAACGCCTTGAATCGAAGATCCGTAGCGCCAGCGAGAACTGGTCGAAGCCGATCTTCTACCTCAAGTGCGACCTGGCAAACTTCTTCGTGGCGATCGATAAGCAGGTGCTGCGCCAGCAGCTGGCCAAGAAGATCACCGAACCCTGGTGGTTGGTACTGGCCGAAACGATCCTGATGCACGACCCGCGCGAAGACTACGTACTGCGCAGCCCGCCGCACCTGTTCAACCGTGTCCCGCAGCACAAGCGCCTGGCCGCACAGCCTGCGCATCTCGGCCTACCGATCGGCAACCTGTCGTCGCAGTTCTTCGCCAACGTGTATCTGGACGCACTCGATCAGTTCGCCAAGCACCAGCTCCGCGCCAAGCACTACGTCCGGTATGTCGACGACTTCGTGTTTCTCCATGAGTCGCCGCAGCAGTTGAACCGGTGGCGGGAGCAGGTCGAAGCCTTCCTGCCGAGGCTTGGCGCCAAGCTAAACCCCAGCAAGACCATCTTGCAACCGGTTGATCGCGGCGTGGACTTCGTCGGGCACGTCATCAAACCCTGGCGCCGAACGACGCGAAAACGGTCACTGGCCCAGGCACTGAAGCGCACCGCCGCTGCACCAGCCGAGGACCTGCGCGAGACCGCCAACAGCTACTTCGGTCTGCTCGGGCAGGCCAGCCACAGCCAGAAAGACCGGGCCGCACTGGCCAATGTCGTGCTGAAGCGCGGCAACAGCGTCAACTCCGCGCTGACCAAAACATTCAAAAAGCAGTAA
- a CDS encoding four helix bundle protein, translated as MALHMDLEIHKVAEELLGMSLDLVRNIPRDLKQVVGAKIRDECLQVLVLIGRANMSRDKLPHLNLLLESIWMLNYLLRALTNKALISKSQHAKAMKLTASVGRQANAWKKSATAPAT; from the coding sequence ATGGCCCTTCACATGGATCTGGAGATCCACAAGGTTGCAGAAGAACTGCTCGGCATGTCGCTCGACTTGGTTCGAAACATCCCGCGCGACCTGAAACAGGTTGTCGGCGCCAAGATCCGCGATGAGTGTCTGCAGGTCCTGGTGCTGATCGGCCGGGCCAACATGTCGAGAGACAAGTTGCCCCACCTGAACCTCCTGCTGGAAAGCATCTGGATGCTGAACTACTTGCTTCGAGCGCTCACCAACAAGGCGCTCATCAGCAAGAGCCAGCACGCCAAAGCGATGAAGTTGACGGCCTCTGTAGGTCGACAGGCAAACGCCTGGAAAAAGTCCGCAACAGCGCCCGCTACGTGA
- a CDS encoding DUF1566 domain-containing protein, which produces MQANQLTTYTRGDLMISSPDESVVLKLASLSISSVPKISESGIPAIGDFWPGEGGVNGGMFPGDGKPYYLIVPTGADAQAELEWGGYREELDGAKSAHDGLTNTADLVETDTGYPAAQFCSSFERDGHKDFYLMSRREASFLEITLGDKDVFSKAWHWTSTQYSANYAFGLDFEDGWINLSGKSLERLVRPVRRRFI; this is translated from the coding sequence ATGCAAGCGAATCAACTGACGACCTACACTCGTGGCGACCTGATGATCAGCAGCCCAGACGAATCGGTCGTGCTCAAGCTGGCCTCCCTCTCGATCAGCTCGGTGCCGAAGATTTCTGAAAGTGGTATTCCTGCCATCGGCGATTTCTGGCCCGGCGAGGGCGGCGTGAATGGCGGTATGTTCCCGGGCGACGGCAAGCCTTACTACCTGATCGTGCCAACCGGCGCCGATGCGCAGGCCGAGCTTGAGTGGGGCGGCTACCGCGAAGAGCTGGATGGTGCGAAAAGCGCGCACGACGGCCTGACCAATACCGCCGATCTGGTGGAGACGGACACGGGCTATCCCGCTGCGCAGTTCTGCAGCTCGTTCGAGCGCGACGGGCACAAAGACTTTTACCTGATGTCCAGGCGGGAGGCTTCGTTCCTCGAAATCACCCTGGGCGACAAGGACGTGTTCAGCAAGGCCTGGCACTGGACCAGCACGCAGTATTCCGCCAACTACGCCTTCGGCCTGGACTTCGAAGATGGCTGGATCAACCTCAGCGGCAAGAGCCTCGAGCGGCTCGTCCGCCCTGTCCGCAGACGCTTTATTTGA
- a CDS encoding lambda exonuclease family protein — translation MIILNCTQGSAEWLQGRAGVITASMFSTARSKVNGLTAQQRTYVDAILAGHSESKARDLAGYKAGPKAEVVQRALDGEKVGEPSNAALTYAFELAVERIGGAPLDGGFETWQMRRGHELEPEARMEHEIQTGLIVTQVGLVKTDDGAFGASADGFIGEDGGSEYKCFLSPEKLRAFHIDNDASDVIDQVQGCMWITGRKWWHIGMYCPLLKPVGRQLWLQEFKRDDDYIEQLEEDLWQFKLLVDGYEAKLRSKAA, via the coding sequence ATGATTATCCTCAACTGCACACAAGGCTCCGCCGAATGGCTGCAAGGCCGCGCCGGAGTCATCACCGCCAGCATGTTCAGCACCGCCCGATCCAAGGTGAACGGGCTCACTGCCCAGCAGCGGACGTACGTTGACGCGATTCTGGCCGGTCACAGCGAAAGCAAAGCCCGCGACCTGGCCGGCTACAAGGCTGGGCCGAAAGCCGAAGTCGTGCAGCGCGCTCTGGACGGCGAAAAAGTCGGCGAGCCTTCGAATGCCGCGCTTACCTACGCCTTCGAGCTGGCTGTTGAGCGGATCGGTGGCGCGCCACTGGATGGCGGGTTCGAAACTTGGCAGATGCGCCGGGGCCACGAACTTGAACCAGAAGCCCGCATGGAACACGAAATCCAGACAGGCCTTATCGTGACCCAAGTCGGACTGGTGAAAACGGACGACGGCGCATTTGGCGCCAGCGCGGACGGGTTCATCGGCGAGGATGGCGGCAGCGAGTACAAGTGCTTCCTCTCCCCCGAAAAGCTGCGGGCCTTCCACATCGACAACGACGCCAGCGATGTCATCGACCAGGTGCAGGGCTGCATGTGGATCACGGGGCGCAAGTGGTGGCATATCGGGATGTACTGCCCTCTGCTTAAACCGGTCGGTCGCCAGCTCTGGCTGCAAGAGTTCAAACGCGACGACGACTACATCGAACAGCTCGAAGAAGACCTTTGGCAGTTCAAGCTGCTGGTGGACGGATACGAGGCGAAACTTCGGAGTAAAGCAGCATGA
- a CDS encoding ERF family protein translates to MSTEIIMPEQRRQAVVPISTDNSIMAVISRAAADPTCDIEKMERLLAMHERMQAKTAEQEFNAAMAEMQCNIPTVFEGAVNLHTGNSYATLDHITHTLKPIMQRHGFAITFKVENADKMIKVTGILMHRGGHREETTMSLPVDIGKGRNDVQAVGSSTTYGKRYVMCALLNITTGEARDDDGLGATGDDGVDLQEQVVADILERVSETSTADELKEVWQAAVKVLQDARDKPGYEAVKAAVLEHQKKLEGVQ, encoded by the coding sequence ATGTCCACCGAAATCATCATGCCGGAGCAGCGCCGGCAAGCCGTCGTGCCGATCTCGACGGATAACAGCATCATGGCGGTCATCAGTCGCGCAGCAGCCGATCCGACCTGCGATATCGAAAAGATGGAACGCCTGCTGGCCATGCATGAACGCATGCAGGCCAAAACCGCAGAGCAGGAATTCAACGCAGCCATGGCCGAGATGCAGTGCAACATCCCGACCGTGTTCGAAGGTGCAGTGAATCTGCACACCGGCAACTCCTACGCGACGCTCGACCACATCACTCACACCTTGAAACCGATCATGCAGCGGCACGGTTTTGCCATCACTTTCAAGGTGGAGAACGCCGACAAAATGATCAAGGTCACCGGGATCCTGATGCATCGCGGTGGCCACCGGGAGGAGACGACCATGAGCCTGCCAGTCGATATCGGCAAAGGCCGCAACGACGTTCAGGCGGTAGGGTCGTCCACCACCTACGGAAAACGTTACGTGATGTGCGCTTTGCTGAACATCACAACAGGCGAAGCCAGGGACGACGACGGCCTGGGCGCCACCGGCGACGATGGTGTAGATCTTCAAGAGCAAGTCGTTGCTGACATCCTTGAGCGCGTCAGCGAAACGAGTACCGCTGACGAGTTGAAAGAGGTCTGGCAAGCAGCCGTGAAAGTGTTGCAGGACGCACGCGACAAGCCAGGGTACGAAGCTGTGAAGGCTGCCGTCCTTGAGCATCAGAAGAAATTGGAGGGCGTTCAATGA
- a CDS encoding LexA family transcriptional regulator codes for MVQIEDLRTAFVARLKKALAEKGIPEWGAGARLAKMAGVTPKATSKWMNGESMPGGAKMLAVANALGVRVEWLEYGRGDMVESSPPPSADMRIAPRGFELRDDPNYTGVLQLTAQGSTGEGDDNPHVEIRGVMAFKSSWLRANNLNQRHLDVIYANGHSMEPTINDGDVLLVDESKIEPKDGQIFAMQSATKGTIVKRLVKSDIGGWIIRSDNPDKARYGDEALRDGEINEVRIIGRVVWRGGML; via the coding sequence ATGGTTCAAATAGAAGATTTGCGTACCGCGTTCGTGGCACGCCTAAAGAAGGCACTCGCCGAAAAAGGAATCCCCGAATGGGGCGCTGGTGCTCGTCTGGCGAAAATGGCTGGCGTCACACCAAAGGCCACTAGCAAGTGGATGAATGGCGAGTCCATGCCAGGTGGCGCCAAGATGCTCGCTGTGGCCAACGCTCTCGGAGTTCGCGTCGAGTGGCTTGAATACGGTCGCGGGGATATGGTGGAGAGCTCGCCTCCCCCTTCTGCTGACATGCGCATCGCGCCCAGGGGTTTCGAACTTAGGGACGATCCGAATTACACCGGCGTTCTACAGCTCACCGCTCAGGGTTCGACTGGCGAAGGCGACGATAACCCTCACGTTGAGATCCGTGGCGTCATGGCGTTCAAATCGTCCTGGCTGCGGGCGAACAACCTGAACCAGCGTCACCTCGACGTCATTTACGCGAACGGCCACAGCATGGAGCCGACCATCAACGACGGCGACGTGCTGCTGGTGGATGAGTCGAAGATTGAACCTAAAGACGGACAGATCTTCGCCATGCAGAGCGCTACCAAAGGCACGATCGTCAAACGCCTGGTGAAGTCGGATATCGGCGGCTGGATTATCCGCAGCGACAACCCGGACAAAGCGCGCTACGGAGATGAGGCGCTGCGAGACGGCGAAATCAACGAAGTGCGGATCATCGGGCGCGTCGTCTGGCGTGGCGGCATGCTGTAG
- a CDS encoding helix-turn-helix domain-containing protein translates to MRPLKKSIDDAGGVPSVALACGKTPRAIYKWLEADALPRTEYTGETDYAKKIADLAAKKGKPFDPAWLLAEAHPKKSAA, encoded by the coding sequence ATGCGGCCGCTCAAGAAATCGATTGATGACGCCGGTGGTGTTCCGTCTGTAGCTCTGGCTTGCGGCAAGACTCCGCGGGCTATCTACAAGTGGCTCGAGGCGGACGCGTTGCCGCGCACCGAGTACACCGGCGAAACCGACTACGCCAAGAAAATTGCCGATCTGGCTGCCAAGAAAGGCAAGCCATTCGACCCGGCCTGGCTGCTCGCCGAGGCCCATCCAAAGAAATCTGCTGCATAA
- a CDS encoding phage antirepressor protein — MHTTTSTINTPASVATQFGIGENVSREKMSSFDLLDLVNAARKEFGESEVRRNDFTARCRDELDGEYYETFVVRNQRGPASEALMLTRDHCLLISMRESKAVRRSVVSKINALSQPRELSRMDLIQLAFEAEQQRLQLTIQVEAQASKIHSMENLFKEGMTHTQFCKGLNGVNVMQVGKFLEGRSWLYNESKSGLRFRVASYARDKYMTEHQHEVTPHGREPFVSFTPVLLKKGAVRLYDLYLAGELPMKKTWDGLFTHDKALRAA, encoded by the coding sequence ATGCACACCACAACATCAACAATCAATACCCCGGCCAGTGTCGCGACACAATTTGGAATCGGTGAAAACGTGTCGCGTGAAAAAATGAGCAGCTTCGACTTGCTCGACCTGGTCAACGCCGCTCGCAAGGAGTTTGGCGAAAGCGAGGTTCGTCGCAATGATTTCACCGCGCGGTGCCGCGACGAACTGGACGGCGAATACTACGAAACTTTCGTAGTAAGGAATCAGCGCGGCCCAGCCTCTGAGGCGTTGATGCTGACCAGGGATCATTGCCTTCTGATCTCAATGCGGGAATCGAAAGCAGTTCGCCGCTCGGTCGTTTCCAAGATAAATGCCCTGTCTCAGCCGCGCGAACTGTCCCGCATGGATCTAATTCAGCTCGCCTTTGAGGCTGAGCAGCAGCGCCTGCAGCTGACGATTCAGGTCGAAGCCCAGGCCTCGAAAATCCACTCCATGGAAAACCTATTCAAGGAGGGGATGACCCATACCCAGTTCTGCAAGGGCCTCAATGGGGTCAACGTCATGCAGGTGGGCAAATTCCTCGAGGGCCGCAGCTGGCTCTACAACGAGAGCAAATCCGGCCTGCGCTTCCGTGTGGCCTCGTACGCACGCGACAAGTACATGACCGAGCATCAGCACGAAGTCACTCCCCACGGCCGCGAGCCGTTCGTTTCCTTCACGCCGGTCCTGCTCAAGAAGGGCGCGGTGCGCCTCTACGACCTGTACCTGGCCGGCGAGCTGCCCATGAAGAAGACTTGGGACGGGCTTTTCACCCACGACAAAGCACTGAGGGCCGCGTAA
- a CDS encoding Pyocin large subunit-like protein — protein sequence MAGDWIKMRIDLQTHPKVFRMVSALKADRLRIIGGLHIAWSIFDTHSDDGVLHGYSVDAMDAVVGWPGFTQAMIEVEWASVQEDGSLVMPRFDEHNGASAKRRANDSERKRNDRKNNYVRNVSASDADKTRTREEKRREEKKEQDQKHGAGAPAKSGKFDPLTAKPENVSEKVWADWCQHRKEIRKPLTAKSCEQQAKALLGHAAPDQVLATSISNGWTGIFPDKIASNVHPFPQSRHTGFADRDYTSGLKVREDGSYAL from the coding sequence ATGGCCGGGGACTGGATCAAAATGCGAATCGACCTTCAGACGCATCCGAAAGTTTTCCGCATGGTGTCCGCATTGAAAGCGGACAGACTTCGGATTATTGGCGGACTGCACATTGCGTGGAGCATCTTCGACACCCATTCCGATGACGGTGTGCTGCATGGTTACAGCGTCGATGCGATGGACGCGGTGGTGGGTTGGCCAGGCTTTACCCAGGCCATGATCGAGGTGGAATGGGCGTCCGTGCAGGAAGACGGGAGCCTTGTAATGCCTCGCTTTGACGAGCACAACGGAGCCAGTGCAAAGCGCCGGGCCAACGACAGCGAGCGCAAGCGTAACGACCGCAAAAACAACTATGTCCGCAATGTGTCCGCAAGCGATGCGGACAAAACGCGGACCAGAGAAGAGAAGAGAAGAGAAGAGAAGAAAGAGCAAGATCAAAAGCATGGTGCTGGCGCACCGGCGAAGTCTGGCAAATTCGATCCGCTCACTGCCAAGCCCGAGAACGTGTCCGAAAAGGTGTGGGCCGACTGGTGCCAGCACCGCAAGGAAATCCGCAAGCCGCTGACCGCCAAGAGCTGTGAGCAGCAGGCCAAGGCGTTGCTGGGCCATGCCGCACCTGATCAGGTGCTGGCCACCTCGATCTCGAACGGCTGGACCGGGATTTTCCCGGACAAGATCGCCAGCAACGTGCACCCGTTCCCGCAATCCCGGCACACCGGCTTCGCTGATCGTGATTACACCTCTGGGCTGAAAGTGCGAGAGGACGGCAGCTATGCGCTCTGA